Genomic DNA from Parasteatoda tepidariorum isolate YZ-2023 chromosome 3, CAS_Ptep_4.0, whole genome shotgun sequence:
tttcattaaatgatgGAAGCTATTTAccttttttatcacaaataaaaatgttcacatatttataaacataaataaattaatgttgcaTGCTGAACATCACCTTTCTTATACCATACAATTACAAAAGCAATTTCAAATACgttatgaaaaaaactaaatttaaatacgctaatgaaaaaaaaactaatattaaaataaactgcatACGTTAAATTCCAAGCAAAGCTAAGCAATCGGGCTTACtaatatcaatcaatcaattgtCAATCAAACaatcaatttcttcaatttttttttcccttacagcttttttttctccagctgagcgtaatttaaagatataagtAATATGATCAATCTCTTCTTATTtgcgtttttgttttataaaaataatcaataggTACCaaaatctcctttttttttcttttttttttttttttttttttttNttttttttttttttttttttttttttttttttttttttgattaattaaattctctGAGGTCTGCAGTTATTAgataaagtattgaaaaaaatgaccaAAACTGAATGGTCTTATTTGTCctaagtgatatttttaaataataatatttaacaaccATGAGCTTTCGGATTAAATCCCTTCATTGATAACTAGTAATAAAGTTtcaaacttcaataaaaaactgatgtttcttcagtttaatttattaattaattattgatagaaCATTATAACTTGGAtacatctattttatttattgtagaaaatttcatgaaagatatttttgttttgctgtttCAAGAAATATCCTGTTTTTCCACCTGCAGCATTAATTTACTTTGCAAACAGACAAAACACCACATAGGCTTAAAATTAATCCCACTTTCTGCGCATGTGCGTAATATTTTCCGATGATTATTTGATCACTTCCAACAGTTTGAGTAAGTGtatacatttatttgaattatttaattgccAATTCTTTTTCTAGAATGTATCATAACTCTAtgtcatacctgccaactcttccggattttccggaagattttatttttatatttaaagtggtagtaaatatatactttttttcttttataaacttaatttttaaatgattttgatcgccactaatcttacaaaaattaagcacatatattaatgtgcgttactatcatggttgtcaacttaaggtttctcaaatacaacgtatttgtttgcttaaaattgaagttttaattccattttaataccactgggaaaaatgataatggaaaggattaaaagttggcaggtatgctatgTATTCGACTATATCATAAATATATGGgttcaaataacattttcatgtgtgaggaaattaaaaacccattttcaagacaaaattttttatttatagattcagaaggaaatatatgtattaaatatttttatgcaataaatcttattataaattatttaactatgttgtttaaacctatattttttaataaaataatattttattttactaaaaagttttattcagttCAAAATGATCTTTAaagccaaaaattaaaaaaagaaatgtatttgaaaGGAAGTAAAGGTAAAGGAAGTAAAGGAAAGGTAGTATTTGAAAAGATGGAGTAAATTACTTTATAGAGACTACATTAATTGGGTATTTGCACTCCAGGAAAAAGATCTCCCATACCCACACAtatgacctatgacgtcagcggcAGCtgatctttatcagcaaaatggagTATTAAAGTTCAGCTAAGTTTCTCAGCCTCTGGtagaatgttaattaagtaaaagtaaattaaattcagaGCCGTATCGCTcatcgaattagttgaaatataattctttctagtctacttcttttaattaacttagatttattatttgtttatgcattttactGTAACCGTGATATAGTTTTgatttgtgtacctggcaacttcgatgcataattagtttaatttttcacatggctttaagtctctgtgtaaatatatagtagatgaattgaaatctttgcGAAAGGATCTTcctgaaagaatttagaatgtatcCCTTAAGAGAACTTaaacttgacgggcttggcttactcgaaatagaatgaaaagaacagttgctaatataaaaaaatgccacgCTTCAACAACCAATTAGGATCGTGACTCCCTCACTACGTCAcgtgcaggtatcccattatcATTGCTAACAATGCAACaagacagttttaaatttttaattcaagcattaattaatatttaaaacatattcacttttaatttaactaattaaaacaatatcccGTTTATATTATGCAGCCATGATTTAACACAAGGTATCTTCTAGCTTATTACTTAGTTGTTGACTTTTATTAGCTATGACATTAATTATaaccttaaattatttattaatatccaAAGATGCGAACACCAAGTAATATGTCTGGTTCTTTGTTGGAATGTATGATTACCCTAAAGTCTAAAACAGCTATGTTGTTCCAAGTGCAAACTTTACGGCGTATTTATCTCAAAAAGATTAACTCCTCGAGGGACTGAATTGAATTGCTTTaaggttgttgtttttttaaaaaactctctcttcatatgaaataaagatttttttagggAATAATGTGGCATACATTCATATAGAAAATCTGACTCTCTCACCATGAAAATCTGACTCTCTCACAAAGGAAGATCGGACTCTGATCACAAGAGCTCATTATACTAATTAAGAAAATGGCGTAAAATTTCAACATGAAGAGaagtcatattttaatgaaagtaagAAGTATTGAACTAACTTGTTACTTcactattaaaagttattctaacACAGCAAATTCTGGgctcacaaaattttattaacattgagAATGATTTatcgattttaataatttttagaaaatcttgccaaattggaagtttttaaaatcgtttaaccatttttggaatatttaagCTACTTGTGAGCTCTAAAGggattctaaataaaattttaccatgcgtaatgtatataatttgaaaatataatttagtttacgGCATTTAAACTAggtttttactaattttttttttttatttatttttttttggtgaaaaagaGTTTCAAAAAAACATCTTTAGTGGCAGGCAGGCAATAAAAGGAAATACTactaactattataaaaaagaacacaATATAAGATACGATAAAATTATGTCATTAGAAACGTTGAAGGGCAAGAAACATTTATCCccttattatttgcatttttgtaaatgaaattggTAATTAAACTGATCAACAATATAAACAGATAAACAGAATCTAAAATCTTGTGTAATAATGAGGGATTATTTGacactatataaaataattaatgactcTAAAATATACactgaaattattaaacatgaagcagaataaatagaaaactgaATGTTATTAAAAACGTATTAGTTTCTTATAAGCATTTAGATTTATTCAACCTTCATTTATTTGCAACACTTGAATGTTCAAAATAGGCTTGTTTTTCTAGGCACAAGCTCAAGATGACCGTTGTACCGTCAATATGGAAAAAGAACATTATCAACCAACCAACAATGAAATTCCTGTTTTTCATTATTGTCGCATcgatattattatacattttacaaGTAGAAATTCAACCTTTTACAAATGTTAGACAAGTCTTAACTTCTGAAGAACAACAGCCAGGTGAAAAATATATCATCGTATTTGAAGGAGGCAGTAAGAGTACAAGCATgcgtatatttcattttatttccaattcaaGTAAGTGCTTTCGGATTTGTACgcctattgtttttaaaaacttttaattggaGAATCATACAGTGGAGATTTAGGGTCCCTTTTAGAGTtcatttaatgtgaaaaagtacatttgaatattgttaatataatacactgtaaaaattccggatcaaattacggtattaagTACCAGCACTTTGAGTGCATAATCagtaaaatccacttttaccgtaatttttacagtcatattcatttatttagagtaattcagtgattttaatgcaattattactgtaaaaaatgctGTGTTTCAGATTTTCTGACCCgcaacatgttccggtaaaaacggatttttacggtaaaaaatactgttaaagaATTAGTTTAGTTACCAGTTTTGACTTTTTATGCTGACTGATAACGTTTCTTGCTGACCCATATTtatgacagtcggcgcgaaggATTAAATCTACTCTGCATCTGCCAGAATAGCATCGTACATTTCattcataactttatattttgtacGAAAAGCCAACGTATTCTTTTCTCTTAGGTGAAATCGCACTTAAAGGaggatattatgcaaaaacAGGAGGGCCTGGACTTACCAGTTTTGCTGATAAACCTTATAATGTATGtatttctgttttgtattaTCCTTTTATGcgatgaaataatattttatccgatgtgataagaaatatattatattgtaaatgtttaattgaattgaatagGGCACGATATAtggaggatattttaagttacgaaatcagaaaaAACGCAGTTTCTCTAagtatcttctttttttttacgacGAATTCTTATTTCGGACACCCAAAATGTAgggggtagcagcaatctgaaaaatatggtcccaattgtttggtcagaagagcggtccaaagtttgaaccccttaatgttaattttactttctgcgtaTTTCGCTTTATCTCTCTAGAACTTTTTATGCGAATTGAAGACTTTTTGCTcgctattataaaatttacttatccGAAGGTAATTCCatgcacaaaaaagaaactttattaagtatttgccattttcttatcattttatttaatattagtcgaaaaatatcatattttaaacttcaatatCTCAGGAACAGTTGAACcgatttcactaaaatttagccttttgccatgtgaaattatattctttaaaatgatgcaaaaaaatcttacaacttacaattcaaaactatttctactaatattaaataaagttataaaaaaagggtaaatatttaccaaaaaatattttttgcgaggaattatgtttggataaatcaattttataattgtgtgtaggaagttgctttaaaatttctcgagatatggcgaaatacgcaaaaaattaatattaagaggtAAAAAACTCTGACTCTTGGACGAATCTTTTCACCACactatagggaccatatttcccagctTGTCACTACCCCCTATGTTTAGGGGAtttagaaatccaaatccgccgaataaaaaataagtttattcagagaaagtacgtttttgtgtctgacttcgtaacttaaaatatcgtctgcactcatttattagcatatttgaggtactcgacccaatttttgagtttacgactgctaatgttcaactccataacattgtaattttgagcccaatctagaagacaagggaattattagatcaagtagtgggagaatttgtctttgtggaggattttttgatggaaccgcatttgcgttacattgagatCAAAACTGCGAAAaattcccacggttagcctgaaggcaaggggaccctaacccatgatccgtctaccactgaggatattttacgtcagcataactgtggtcggtgtgagctggATGCGTATCGAACAGCCATTGCTGGGGTTCGAGCCCAGTTCACCTCATAGAAAGACGAACGGTCTATCCtttgagccaccatggctcccTTCAAATCCTTAAGAATGAATTCtcgaacgtgaagatccgatcattagatcaaaagttattaaaagtgGTCCGTTTTCTATTTTGGTCACTGTATGTACATAGACCATTTCATCCAACGACACCCCTCCGCCACGGTGAGGCATCATGCAGGACTTGGAGaggataatttttatgtaatcgCATTCAGTATTAAGACATTTTGGGCATAAATAcatagttacaaaatatttttccatgaatattaattgatttcatATATAGCGTACGgaacaaaatctaaattataactcacagttttttttgttttgtttttttttttgttacctgCATCCTATTAGCTTCGAACTCAGTTtctatcatatttaaataattagtgaaGCAAATTAGTTTAAGGTGATCCCGAAAACTGTAACAGCTATTTGCATTTTAGGTtgcaaaaaatatcacttttttacTAGAAAAAGCCGAAAATATAATACCATTTGAGAGATGGAGTGAAACTCCCGTAACACTAAAAGGCACTGATGGACTCAGATCATTACCAAAACATGCATCAGATTCCATTTTGAAAGAGgtatattttttgaacacttaacttatttatttgaatatttataatagtcaaaaataaacttcagtTGTTTGAAGTTCACCATAATTAATCACAGTAACATTTTCTAAATAGTGcacagtaataattttaatgtaatacaaTTAGTTgctaagatattaataaatatttttactgtcttTTCGTaggtagaaaatatatttaaaaattcttccttTGTATGCAATGAAAATTGTGCTACTATAATATCAGGAGAGGATGAAGGTACGGATTACATCgctttttgtaattaatttttgttcattaaaattgtaaaccaataaattttaatgtagcataaattgtaaaactacagaaaaatatcgaaattaagATAGAATATGCTTTGTAATACATATGAATAAAGCAAAATCCCTCAAATAAAGCGTAAATAAACACCCTAAAGacggacatactatagtttcagttccataaataagaaaaatcttcaGTGTCTGAACACAAAATGCCGTGTTTCGACACCAATGGAGATTCTTGTTTGTTGAACCAAAGCTATGTTCTTTTTTTGGGTCTATGAACCATGTTCTTTTTTTGGCCTATATTTCTGCTTTGTtcatatagaaaattatttctttgctCTAATtaagataacaataaaaaattatatagagtACTTCTTACAACATTTTCTTTGATATTAtgacaatatttgaaaaaaattctataattaatgaaaaaaaattttttttcaggattaTATGGATGGTAtgcgttaaattttttattaggtaATATCTATACAATGATTATTTTTCGTGATatgttaaaaaaccatttattgacTTAATCTAGGAATTAGTGATACTcgcataaatgaaattttaaattgttatgaaTTTCATTCTTCGACCCAAACTCATAGGGTGATTCCACGATGATGTGTAATtggatattataattttgaaccagtGTCTTTTTTGTGAATATGTGTTAAACTGTTCATAAATTAACATTTGGTTCAAAGTAATTGCAGTAATAGATACATATTTACGAAAATGTTTTGACAAATATCTCAACTAATTCCTTGTGCCCCGAACTAAACACAACCGTGGAAAAGCCCTAAAATAATACCAATGATaccaaaatgataaaattagaccaaataattaccaaatatcaaatttcaaaaatttttgttttacttttttgagcctgatcaatttttattttaatttttggttgcatttttattttaactttctgtcagaaaaattagatttgttttagatttttatctacaaattcttgaaaaaattaaaagaaaaattacgtagcttcaaattattttaaatgtaaatcgCGAAAATGATCAAAGCAAATTGAAGCatcgatatttttattgaataaacaaaataaattaaagaaacattcaaaacatatttaatgatattaagataaaaaatattagttagaagtttttaatattaaaatgactcGCAAAAGAATTCAGGACAAATTAtgctgttttctttttcaaaaaaattcacaaatttgttCCGCATTTTGATTTGTATCTAAATTTTAGCTTTATCCCTTTGacgcacaatttttttaaacatattttttcatacttttgctCATTTTTGTAGTAGTTTaggttgaaataattttaaaatatattatatttatcattttaatggttatgaaatacaacatgaaaaattaaaattactttttttggattttatattttagtaataatataattcagatttttacAGTAACTCTTAGGCTGTtcttctataattaaaaatgcaaaaatattttttttcttgttattagaacgttaaaaatgcatataaaaaaaaggacacCTGTGTCCCATTTGCGCCAAAAGGTTAAAAAACCTCTTCGATTAACTCAAACATGCTTTTTTGTGTAAGCATAACCCACATGAATACCTTAGTATTTGAATcatcggtaaaaaaaaattattttgcttttaaataaaatatatagactatcatacatttgattaaaattttaggtaGATTGAAAAATGATGGTTATTCAGCAGCATTTATAGAATTTGGAGGAGATTCCATACAATTAGCTTTTTCAACAGTTAATTTAGgtactttgaaattaataacgGATAACTATACATCTCTATTCAACGAATCAGATAAACCATTGGAAATATACTCTAAAAggtaaggatatttttttaaacagtatttaaattttcgcttcgattttaaattactgataaagtttataaaaattcatgtttactttgaaagtaaaaaataaatgttagaatttcattttgtagACGTTAAGCAAGTTATACTTTTTGATTtgtatctaattttataatagttatttagGTTTAGGCTATGAAACTACAAGACTATCAATTTTACAGTTGACAAGCGATGGCACAGGtaagttaaaaagaataatatctttaataaattgtaCTGTGTCAAAAATGTATGCtaaattttccaatattaaTTGCACTTAAGTCTAAATTTCTGTTTCTATTTAGCAATGgtgtttttaaatgataattttgagGTTGATATACAAAACGCATCacttaattttcaagaaaacagcCCATAAACACCTATTTATGTTAcagaaattaagttaatttatgtaaaatgaatttaattaagaaattgacattaattaaaaatttacattaagtaaaattacttgCACATAGCTTCGCTGAGATTGTAACGCAAATAATgaaactacactgtaaaaaatttaggatcaaattaagataaaaagtaccgatatttagggtgcatcatccgtaaaatcaattCTATCGTAATATAcagtacaataatatttttttattagaattattttgcggtaatttttactgtaaaaattacgatatatcagattttttgttttgtaatatgttccagtaaaaattgattatgcggtaaaaactaccgagtccctgagtgccggtatttttaatcataatttgatcaagaatttttttacagtgtataaggCTTCTTCTTTATCCGTACATTGGATGtgtatcgaattttaaatttttcagtattaggatttcacaataatttaattttttttaattctaaacaaaactaaaaatcataaatggGATACTTTTTTAGGTATCGAACTACATGGAACCATGAAAGCTTcgacaaaagtataaaaaatgcatatcagtaaaaataaaaaatttaaaagaagtaaataaaacatgaagtGCAGACTGAAATCTCAATATTTGATACTCTAGAATTATTTCGAACATATGGGGGAATTATAGGTCCACATGATACCCTCAGATTGATAATATTACCCGCTTTCTccagaatttatattaatttcttttacagCAATGCatttatgtatgaaatataatgcaatgcaagagaacaaaaaaatagaaaataatttaattttcgtcaCACCTAAAACAAGAAAAGTACACAGAAAATTTTTCCAATCTTATGCCGCCTAATTTAAtcgttttaaatataacaaaattagaattaaattacaaatgtcTAATACTTTAAGTCATAACATATTAAATTCCAATGTTTTAGCTCTTTCGGAGAATGAAAACATCGCAATACTGTCCAGCCCTTGTATAAACCCTTCACACATTCAACTCTGGGTACAAAACGCAACCAGATATGTTGTCATGTGAGTTATTTTACAACTTCAgttcatgaaaataatatctgcaaattaacatattatatttacttatcatgaataattgtctttttcttctaaaaaaattacatttggtatttttaacttcagagaaagtgaaataaaattagtttgccttcaaaatatttcaattttgaatgaattttataaaattcgatttaagatttaaaatcattgctAATTACAACATTCACCTCCTTGCAAGAGtctaagatattttgaaatgcgCTAGGctaattggaatatttttcaatgttttcagaTATGCCTGGTAGAGCAAGGATTACTATAAGCcagtttatatttcttttaatcggaaAATCTGTGCAAAATTACTGAAGCTAAATTTGCtaagaaattttgcaataaagcttaaataatatcatttaattttgggCATACAAAAAATTGCCTTAAACAAATCACGCTGACTAAGCTCTGAAGGAGAGTTTTTCgaacaagtatatttttagcCTAAATGTGTGTGAACTCACTGCAATTAGCCTAAAAAGGGTCAAACCGATTAAaaagacagaaatttttttcaattagcctAACTTGTTGACTTTAGTTGTCTGTAAAGAGCTGGATTTCAACTTGCGACAAATATATTCGAATAAGAACTTACATGCTTGTAGACCTGAAACAGAGTTCTCATTCATTTCTGATCTAAATTGCGCAATGGCAAATCCAGAAGTGAGAAATGCTTGTGAGTGACCAAGCCCATTACAAGTTTTTCAATCTTCGCATTCAGTAggtaaagttaaattttgtacGAGCTATATTTTGGCTATACTACCACATTTATAcgtattgttttttaaagtatcacactacataaaatcttttatattctACTGTAAGCAGTTTAATTTTGGTTTGCAACTTTGCGCCCTTTGTTCCTTCcattaaatttacctttttccccttatttattttacgttaaTTACATACCATTTTTTGCAGTGGCCAGAAAAGAGGTAATTTTAGTTATGAGCATTGTTACGAAAAAATCATGGAATTTCTTGGAGATACAGTGGAAAGGCCACCGAACTTAAATTATCATGACATTTACGCTATCAACATTAATATGGGAGAGTTCGGCGTTGTAAGTACGTGGCTTactttcaactgttttttttcccataaaaatatataggctgtatgtattttttataaacttcttgatttttattcatcagGCGGAGACGACTCAAAATATACTGTCGATGAACTTGTGAAaacttgcattaaattttgCTCATCTGAGGCACCCGTTATTGGAAAATTTTCGTGCCTCGACTGTACTTACTTAATAGCATTTTTACAGCATGGCTTAGGACTCAgtcatgaaaaagaaataacggtaaggaaaaaaaagtgtcatTACTCAATTACTAAagtctttaataatttaaaaggagTCTGAGTTTCTTATTGAACTAATCAAGAACTAtgaacaaaatgtatttaaaaaaatttgacattacTTGCTACATTAGTtctgaatattataaattttttgtaaatcggataaaaatgaaagaagttaTCATGCCTGCGagtataaaaacattataacattattttgataaataattctaaaacatGACCTTAATGCTTagatcaaaacattttttttgtgaatgaaCTAGAATTGAACTGAATGTGGTGTTTAATAGCGCAAGGTCTAAAAACAAGACATACAACACCAAACTAGTTTAACTGGATAGACATTCCATTTGGATATATAGACTTAGGAACTGGttaatcataaataatgaaTGCATAAGAAACCTTTGATCATGAACTAAGAATGAATAGGATCCCTTAGGACGTGAACTAGAGCTGGATAGGAACCGTAGAATCGTGAATTGGGGGCTGAATAAGAAATGTTTGATCATGAACTAACTGAGAATAAACAGGATCCTTTAGGACATGAACTGGAACTGGATAAGAACCGTAAATTCGTGAATTGGggctgaataaaattatttcatcaagaAACTGAGAATGAATAGGATCCTTTAGGACGTGAAGTAGAACTGGATAGGAACCGTAGACTCATGA
This window encodes:
- the LOC107438620 gene encoding ectonucleoside triphosphate diphosphohydrolase 6 isoform X2 codes for the protein MTVVPSIWKKNIINQPTMKFLFFIIVASILLYILQVEIQPFTNVRQVLTSEEQQPGEKYIIVFEGGSKSTSMRIFHFISNSSEIALKGGYYAKTGGPGLTSFADKPYNVAKNITFLLEKAENIIPFERWSETPVTLKGTDGLRSLPKHASDSILKEVENIFKNSSFVCNENCATIISGEDEGLYGWYALNFLLGRLKNDGYSAAFIEFGGDSIQLAFSTVNLGTLKLITDNYTSLFNESDKPLEIYSKSYLGLGYETTRLSILQLTSDGTALSENENIAILSSPCINPSHIQLWVQNATRYVVIGQKRGNFSYEHCYEKIMEFLGDTVERPPNLNYHDIYAININMGEFGVAETTQNILSMNL
- the LOC107438620 gene encoding ectonucleoside triphosphate diphosphohydrolase 6 isoform X1, whose product is MTVVPSIWKKNIINQPTMKFLFFIIVASILLYILQVEIQPFTNVRQVLTSEEQQPGEKYIIVFEGGSKSTSMRIFHFISNSSEIALKGGYYAKTGGPGLTSFADKPYNVAKNITFLLEKAENIIPFERWSETPVTLKGTDGLRSLPKHASDSILKEVENIFKNSSFVCNENCATIISGEDEGLYGWYALNFLLGRLKNDGYSAAFIEFGGDSIQLAFSTVNLGTLKLITDNYTSLFNESDKPLEIYSKSYLGLGYETTRLSILQLTSDGTALSENENIAILSSPCINPSHIQLWVQNATRYVVIGQKRGNFSYEHCYEKIMEFLGDTVERPPNLNYHDIYAININMGEFGVVSGDDSKYTVDELVKTCIKFCSSEAPVIGKFSCLDCTYLIAFLQHGLGLSHEKEITFQNKIHGIDVSWSLGVALDVVKQL